In one window of Burkholderia cepacia ATCC 25416 DNA:
- a CDS encoding SMI1/KNR4 family protein produces the protein MQATDFSDTELAELRAHGIVLFADRVIFDAQPPMPADQIAAVQARCHGDLPPALLELWRTTAGGSLDYDLTLEMNGHIEAISWGELFYNGSNGYRDLEGWIDHELELAEEAADEHSRPWSGRLDVLPFGGFEYCDRIYIVTDPDAKDRGHVLAWKQGLPPAWRGAMHEDGLATVAPDLYAAFGALQLNAGPLEPGNENGTGATLLDYIDERQAEHGLSASLGDKVIAFYRRAVIDWRTPLADGTLAAQPALARHALRHAIDHDDAALTVQLVPLIANLGAALAGSSNPADYALRRQKFAAASALLESGAPVAPDSLESVSGMVPPALIRALFDAGVQPDADAMARCVAAGGTDSARLIGAALSAQGADAASACRSAIATLLHELETDIARVRAGKLHHHLGLDGLEAHAERLRTFRP, from the coding sequence ATGCAAGCCACCGACTTTTCCGACACTGAACTGGCTGAACTGCGCGCGCACGGCATCGTGCTGTTTGCCGACCGCGTGATCTTCGACGCTCAGCCACCGATGCCGGCCGACCAGATCGCGGCCGTGCAGGCCCGCTGTCACGGCGACCTTCCGCCCGCACTACTCGAGCTGTGGCGCACGACGGCCGGCGGCAGCCTCGACTACGACCTGACGCTGGAGATGAACGGACACATCGAAGCCATCAGCTGGGGGGAGCTGTTCTACAACGGCAGCAACGGCTACCGCGACCTGGAAGGCTGGATCGACCACGAACTCGAACTGGCCGAGGAAGCCGCCGACGAGCATTCACGCCCGTGGAGCGGCAGGCTCGACGTGTTGCCGTTCGGCGGATTCGAGTACTGCGACCGCATCTACATCGTGACGGACCCCGATGCGAAGGATCGCGGCCACGTGCTCGCGTGGAAACAGGGGCTGCCGCCCGCGTGGCGCGGCGCGATGCACGAGGACGGCCTCGCGACGGTCGCGCCGGACCTGTACGCGGCATTCGGCGCCCTGCAGCTCAATGCGGGCCCGCTGGAACCCGGCAACGAAAACGGCACCGGCGCGACGTTGCTCGACTATATCGACGAACGCCAGGCCGAGCATGGCCTGTCGGCATCGCTGGGAGACAAGGTCATCGCGTTCTATCGCCGGGCCGTGATCGACTGGCGCACACCGCTCGCCGACGGCACGCTCGCCGCCCAACCGGCGCTCGCGCGCCACGCGTTGCGACATGCGATCGACCACGACGACGCAGCGCTCACCGTGCAACTGGTACCGCTCATCGCGAATCTCGGCGCGGCACTCGCCGGCAGTTCGAACCCGGCCGACTATGCGCTGCGGCGACAGAAATTTGCTGCCGCGAGCGCATTGCTCGAATCCGGCGCACCGGTCGCGCCGGATTCGCTGGAGTCCGTGTCCGGCATGGTGCCGCCCGCACTGATTCGCGCGCTGTTCGACGCCGGCGTGCAGCCGGATGCCGACGCGATGGCGCGCTGCGTCGCCGCCGGCGGCACCGACAGCGCGCGCCTGATCGGCGCCGCACTGTCGGCCCAAGGCGCCGATGCGGCGTCTGCCTGCCGTTCGGCGATCGCGACGCTGCTGCACGAACTCGAGACCGACATCGCCCGGGTCCGCGCCGGCAAGCTCCACCACCATCTCGGCCTCGACGGGCTCGAAGCCCACGCCGAGCGCCTGCGGACATTCAGGCCGTGA
- a CDS encoding acetyl-CoA C-acetyltransferase, which yields MTTQDPIVIVGTARTPMGGFQGDLAAASASDLGAVAIRAALERANVPAERIDEIVFGCVLPAGQGQAPARQAALKAGLPLGAGATTVNKMCGSGMKAAMFAHDLLLAGSAGVAVAGGMESMTNAPYLLPKARAGMRMGHGQVLDHMFLDGLEDAYEKGRLMGTFAEDCAQAYQFTRDAQDAFAIASLTRAQRAIAEGHFVSEIAPVTVKAGKSETVVSIDEQPGKAKLDKIPTLKPAFRDGGTVTAANASSISDGAAALVMMRRSEAERLGLTPKAVIVGHSTYADKPGLFATAPIGALRKLSEKTGWNLRDVDLFEINEAFAVVPMAAMRDLDLPHEKVNVHGGACALGHPIGASGARVMVTLLAALETYGLKRGIASLCIGGGEATAIAIERVA from the coding sequence ATGACGACTCAGGATCCGATCGTAATCGTTGGCACGGCGCGTACGCCGATGGGTGGTTTTCAGGGCGACCTGGCGGCAGCCAGCGCGAGCGACCTCGGCGCGGTGGCGATTCGCGCGGCGCTCGAGCGCGCGAACGTGCCGGCCGAGCGTATCGATGAAATCGTGTTCGGCTGCGTGCTGCCGGCGGGCCAGGGCCAGGCACCGGCGCGGCAGGCCGCGCTGAAGGCCGGACTGCCGCTCGGGGCAGGCGCGACCACGGTCAACAAGATGTGCGGCTCGGGGATGAAGGCCGCGATGTTCGCGCACGACCTGTTGCTGGCGGGCTCGGCGGGTGTCGCCGTCGCGGGCGGGATGGAGAGCATGACGAACGCACCGTACCTGCTGCCGAAGGCGCGCGCGGGGATGCGGATGGGCCACGGGCAGGTGCTCGACCACATGTTCCTCGACGGGCTCGAGGACGCGTACGAGAAGGGCCGCCTGATGGGCACGTTCGCGGAGGATTGTGCGCAGGCGTACCAGTTCACGCGCGACGCACAGGATGCGTTCGCGATCGCGTCGCTGACGCGCGCGCAACGCGCGATCGCCGAAGGGCATTTCGTGTCGGAGATCGCGCCGGTGACCGTGAAGGCCGGCAAGTCCGAAACCGTCGTGTCGATCGACGAACAACCGGGCAAGGCGAAACTCGACAAGATCCCGACGCTGAAGCCGGCCTTCCGCGACGGCGGCACGGTGACGGCCGCCAATGCGTCGTCGATCTCGGACGGCGCGGCCGCGCTCGTGATGATGCGCCGCTCGGAAGCCGAGCGCCTGGGCCTCACGCCGAAGGCCGTGATCGTCGGGCATTCGACCTACGCGGACAAGCCGGGCCTGTTCGCGACCGCGCCGATCGGCGCACTGCGCAAGCTGTCGGAGAAAACCGGCTGGAACCTGCGCGACGTCGACCTGTTCGAGATCAACGAAGCGTTCGCGGTGGTACCGATGGCCGCGATGCGCGATCTCGACCTGCCGCACGAGAAGGTCAACGTGCACGGCGGCGCGTGCGCGCTCGGTCATCCGATCGGTGCGTCGGGTGCGCGCGTGATGGTGACGCTGCTGGCCGCGCTCGAGACGTATGGCCTGAAGCGCGGCATCGCATCGCTGTGCATCGGCGGCGGCGAGGCGACGGCGATCGCGATCGAGCGCGTTGCTTGA
- a CDS encoding acyl-CoA synthetase produces MPDGATARAVPAYADAVARFSIETAAQQLHGDLERGLNACVECCDRHASADAIALDWIDAGGQHRRYTFAQMKALSARVANLLVAQGVKPGDVVAGLLPRTPELVATILGTWRAGAVYQPLFTAFGPKAIEHRLRMSDARLVVTNVANRAKLDEIAACPTVATVREPGETLPENDIDFRAALDARSDSFEPVLRKGSDLFMMMSTSGTTGLPKGVPVPLRALLAFSAYMREAVDLRAGDRFWNIADPGWAYGLYYAITGPLMLGHATTLYEGSFTVDSTYDVIERLGITSLAGSPTAFRMLMAAGTEAAARLKGKLRVVSSAGEPLNPEVVRWFDAALGAPIYDHYGQTELGMVVNNHHGLAHAVHAGSAGFAMPGYRVAVLDEASRELGPGEPGNLAIDIARSPLLWFHGYWQQDTPAIAGGYYRTGDNVELEPDGTVSFIGRADDVITSSGYRIGPFDVESALIEHPAVSEAAVIGVPDAERTEIVKAFVVLSNDFDGTPALAEELSQHVKRRLSAHAYPRAIEFVDALPKTPSGKIQRFVLRKMEADKVAQP; encoded by the coding sequence ATGCCTGATGGAGCTACCGCCCGGGCGGTGCCGGCCTACGCCGACGCCGTGGCCCGATTCAGTATCGAGACCGCCGCGCAGCAATTGCACGGCGACCTGGAGCGCGGCCTGAACGCGTGCGTGGAATGCTGCGACCGGCACGCCTCCGCGGACGCGATCGCGCTCGACTGGATCGACGCCGGCGGCCAGCACCGCCGCTACACGTTTGCGCAGATGAAGGCGCTGTCGGCACGCGTCGCGAACCTGCTGGTCGCGCAGGGCGTGAAGCCGGGCGACGTGGTGGCGGGCCTGTTGCCGCGCACGCCCGAACTCGTCGCGACGATCCTCGGCACGTGGCGCGCGGGCGCCGTCTACCAGCCGCTGTTCACCGCCTTCGGCCCGAAGGCGATCGAGCACCGGCTGCGCATGAGCGACGCGCGCCTGGTCGTGACCAACGTCGCGAATCGCGCGAAGCTCGACGAGATTGCCGCTTGCCCGACCGTTGCGACGGTGCGCGAGCCGGGCGAGACGCTGCCGGAAAACGACATCGATTTCCGTGCGGCGCTCGATGCGCGGTCCGACTCGTTCGAACCGGTGCTGCGCAAGGGGTCCGACCTGTTCATGATGATGTCGACGTCGGGCACGACGGGTTTGCCGAAGGGCGTGCCGGTTCCGCTGCGCGCGCTGCTCGCGTTCAGCGCGTACATGCGCGAAGCGGTCGACCTGCGTGCGGGCGACCGGTTCTGGAACATCGCCGATCCGGGCTGGGCATACGGGCTCTATTACGCGATCACGGGCCCGCTGATGCTCGGCCACGCGACGACGCTCTACGAGGGCAGCTTCACGGTCGACAGCACGTACGACGTGATCGAACGGCTCGGGATCACGAGCCTCGCCGGCTCGCCGACTGCGTTCCGGATGCTGATGGCGGCCGGGACGGAAGCGGCGGCGCGGCTGAAGGGCAAGCTGCGCGTGGTCAGCAGCGCGGGCGAGCCGCTGAATCCGGAAGTCGTGCGCTGGTTCGACGCGGCGCTCGGCGCGCCGATCTACGATCACTACGGCCAGACTGAACTCGGGATGGTTGTGAACAACCACCACGGCCTCGCGCATGCCGTCCACGCCGGTTCGGCCGGCTTCGCGATGCCCGGCTACCGCGTCGCGGTGCTCGACGAAGCGAGCCGCGAACTCGGCCCCGGCGAGCCCGGCAACCTCGCAATCGACATCGCGCGCTCGCCGCTGCTGTGGTTCCACGGCTACTGGCAGCAGGACACGCCGGCGATCGCGGGCGGCTATTACCGGACCGGCGACAACGTCGAGCTCGAGCCGGACGGCACCGTGAGCTTCATCGGCCGCGCGGACGACGTGATCACGTCGTCCGGCTACCGGATCGGCCCGTTCGATGTGGAAAGCGCGCTGATCGAGCATCCGGCCGTGAGCGAGGCCGCGGTCATCGGCGTGCCCGATGCGGAGCGCACGGAGATCGTCAAGGCGTTCGTCGTGCTGTCGAACGACTTCGACGGCACGCCGGCACTGGCCGAGGAACTGAGCCAGCACGTGAAGCGGCGGCTGTCCGCTCACGCTTATCCCCGCGCGATCGAATTCGTCGACGCGCTGCCCAAAACCCCGAGCGGCAAGATCCAGCGCTTCGTGTTGCGCAAGATGGAAGCCGACAAGGTCGCTCAACCCTGA
- a CDS encoding aspartate aminotransferase family protein: MNAPNFPHRTTQDYQRSDAAHHLHAFVDQKALNEEGARVMVRGEGVHLWDNDGNRYLDGMSGLWCTNVGYGRPELIDAAARQMKELSYYNMFFHTTHPSVIELSERLFALLGNRFSHVVYTNSGSESNEVLIRTVRRFWDVMGKPAKKVLIGRVNGYHGSTVGSASLGGMAFMHEMGDLPIPNIAHVDEPYWYANGADLSPEAFGKQAALSLERKILEIGADRVAAFVAEPFQGAGGMIFPPDGYWQEIERICRQYDVLLCADEVIGGFGRTGEWFAHRHFGFEPDLICVAKGLTSGYVPMGGLIMSRRVGDALVDKGGVYAHGLTYSGHPVAAAVALANLDVLEREGLVERTKTDTGPYLQKALREAFDGHPLVGEIQGAGAVGAIQFAKNKATRERFANEADLTWHSRTVGFELGAIVRSTNGRLIVAPPLVIDHAQIDELVDTMRKAVDATAREVLGIDC; encoded by the coding sequence ATGAATGCGCCCAACTTTCCGCATCGTACGACGCAGGACTATCAACGCAGCGACGCCGCGCATCACCTGCATGCGTTCGTCGACCAGAAGGCGCTGAACGAGGAAGGCGCGCGCGTGATGGTACGCGGCGAAGGTGTCCATCTATGGGACAACGACGGCAACCGCTACCTGGACGGCATGTCCGGGCTCTGGTGCACCAACGTCGGCTATGGTCGGCCGGAGCTGATCGACGCCGCCGCGCGGCAGATGAAGGAACTGTCCTACTACAACATGTTCTTTCACACCACGCACCCCTCGGTGATCGAACTGTCGGAACGTCTGTTCGCGCTGCTCGGCAATCGCTTCAGTCACGTGGTGTATACCAATTCGGGTTCGGAATCGAATGAGGTGCTGATTCGCACCGTACGGCGGTTCTGGGACGTGATGGGCAAGCCCGCGAAGAAGGTGCTGATCGGCCGCGTGAACGGCTATCACGGGTCGACGGTGGGCAGCGCGTCGCTGGGCGGCATGGCATTCATGCACGAAATGGGCGACCTGCCGATTCCGAACATCGCGCACGTGGACGAACCGTACTGGTATGCGAATGGCGCCGACCTGAGCCCCGAGGCATTCGGCAAACAGGCGGCGCTGTCGCTCGAGCGCAAGATTCTCGAGATCGGCGCGGACCGTGTCGCCGCGTTCGTCGCTGAGCCGTTCCAGGGGGCGGGCGGGATGATCTTTCCGCCGGACGGCTACTGGCAGGAGATCGAGCGCATCTGCCGTCAATACGACGTGCTGCTCTGCGCGGACGAAGTGATCGGCGGCTTCGGCCGTACCGGCGAGTGGTTCGCGCACCGCCACTTCGGCTTCGAACCTGACCTGATCTGCGTGGCCAAGGGGCTGACCTCGGGCTACGTGCCGATGGGCGGGCTGATCATGAGCCGGCGCGTGGGCGATGCGCTGGTCGACAAGGGTGGCGTCTATGCGCACGGGCTGACCTATTCGGGGCACCCGGTCGCGGCCGCCGTCGCGCTGGCCAACCTCGACGTGCTCGAGCGCGAAGGCCTCGTCGAGCGGACGAAGACCGACACGGGGCCGTATCTGCAGAAGGCGCTGCGCGAGGCGTTCGACGGCCATCCGCTCGTCGGCGAGATCCAGGGCGCGGGCGCGGTCGGCGCGATCCAGTTCGCGAAGAACAAGGCGACGCGCGAGCGCTTTGCGAACGAGGCGGACCTGACCTGGCACAGCCGGACGGTCGGGTTCGAACTCGGTGCGATCGTGCGTTCGACGAATGGCCGCCTGATCGTTGCGCCGCCGCTGGTGATCGATCACGCGCAAATCGATGAACTGGTCGACACGATGCGCAAGGCCGTGGATGCCACCGCGCGGGAAGTGCTCGGCATCGACTGCTGA
- a CDS encoding AraC family transcriptional regulator, with protein MGPQMISPDFVDDALACLRRQGIATTPVLRAAGLPAAVREPVTPQQYGRLWLAIAGALDDEFFGLAARPMRHGSFTLLCHAVLHAGTLDKALRRALQFLRVVLDEPHGELVVADGQAQIVLTQTGAPYPAFAYRTFWLILLGVACWLIGRRIPLQHIDFACPSPDQRSDYHQFFGVPVHFDRPDSRLAFNAAYLALPTIRSEQALKTFLRGAPGNLLVRYRHDTGWVAKTRAQLKMLPAAEWPDFDTLAVRVGTTPATLRRRLRSEGQSFAAIKDELRGALAQSLLRGHTLSVAEIAVELGFTEPSAFHRAFRKWTGTSPGAFRRDVHAAEAEPGSASG; from the coding sequence ATGGGGCCGCAGATGATTTCGCCGGATTTCGTCGACGACGCGCTCGCGTGCCTGCGCCGGCAAGGCATCGCGACGACGCCCGTGCTGCGCGCCGCCGGCCTGCCGGCCGCCGTGCGCGAGCCCGTCACGCCGCAGCAGTACGGCAGGCTGTGGCTCGCGATCGCCGGCGCCCTCGACGACGAATTCTTCGGGCTCGCCGCGCGCCCGATGCGGCACGGCAGCTTCACGCTGCTCTGCCACGCGGTGCTGCACGCCGGCACGCTCGACAAGGCGCTGCGGCGCGCGCTGCAGTTCCTGCGCGTGGTGCTGGACGAGCCGCACGGCGAACTCGTCGTGGCCGACGGGCAGGCGCAGATCGTGCTGACGCAGACGGGCGCGCCCTACCCGGCGTTCGCGTACCGGACGTTCTGGCTGATCCTCCTGGGCGTCGCATGCTGGCTGATCGGCCGGCGCATCCCGCTGCAACACATCGACTTCGCGTGCCCGAGCCCCGACCAGCGCAGCGACTATCACCAGTTCTTCGGCGTGCCCGTGCATTTCGACCGGCCCGACAGCCGGCTCGCATTCAACGCCGCCTACCTCGCGCTGCCGACGATCCGCTCCGAGCAGGCGCTGAAGACCTTCCTGCGCGGCGCGCCCGGCAACCTGCTCGTGCGCTACCGGCACGATACGGGCTGGGTCGCGAAAACGCGCGCGCAGCTGAAAATGCTGCCGGCCGCCGAGTGGCCCGACTTCGATACGCTGGCCGTGCGCGTCGGCACGACGCCCGCGACGCTGCGGCGGCGTCTGCGCAGCGAAGGGCAAAGCTTCGCGGCAATCAAGGACGAGTTGCGCGGCGCGCTCGCCCAGTCGCTGCTGCGCGGGCACACGCTCAGCGTCGCGGAGATCGCGGTCGAGCTCGGCTTCACCGAGCCGAGCGCGTTTCATCGCGCGTTCCGGAAATGGACGGGCACGAGCCCCGGCGCGTTCCGTCGGGACGTGCATGCGGCCGAGGCGGAACCGGGAAGTGCGAGCGGATGA
- a CDS encoding purine-cytosine permease family protein, translated as MSQGESIAHLEESTIQPIPLTERHGSAKDLFTIWFGSNIMMLTIVTGSLATTVFKQPFWWGALATLVGSLIGAVFMALHSAQGPQLGVPQMIQTRGQFGSFGALLVVALVVVMYVGFFASNCVFGGQALHSLDAGIPLDAGVVAIGLISLLGSIYGYKLIHAYARMLSWCSGSVLVLAFVWIIFVHGLPVDTFSKHSLNLSGFLGAMSVAALWQIAYAPYVSDYSRYLPPDTGPRTAFWSSYWGCVLGSFFPMLLGCLVGLATPDGNVVSGLTGLTQGISVLVIVVLSFGIAASNAMELYCGALSAITVLQTLFPSWSGKARARAITAIVLCAIALAIALFGQDNFLAGYTNFILLLLYVLVPWTAINLVDYYLVCHGEYDVDSFFRQDGGIYGRFNTIAVGSYFIGIVAQAPFMATDLYTGELASRLGGADVSWIVGLSLTSLVYYAGCKLFSRPLRDIAVRVDGVSR; from the coding sequence ATGAGTCAGGGCGAGTCCATTGCTCATCTCGAGGAAAGCACCATCCAGCCGATTCCGCTGACCGAGCGCCATGGCAGCGCGAAGGACCTGTTCACGATCTGGTTCGGATCGAACATCATGATGCTGACGATCGTCACCGGATCGCTCGCGACCACGGTGTTCAAGCAGCCGTTCTGGTGGGGGGCGCTCGCCACGCTCGTCGGCAGCCTGATCGGCGCGGTCTTCATGGCGCTGCATTCCGCGCAGGGGCCGCAGCTTGGCGTGCCGCAGATGATCCAGACCCGCGGGCAGTTCGGGTCGTTCGGTGCGCTGCTGGTGGTCGCGCTGGTCGTCGTGATGTACGTCGGCTTCTTCGCATCGAACTGCGTGTTCGGCGGGCAGGCGCTGCACAGCCTGGACGCCGGTATTCCGCTCGATGCGGGCGTCGTGGCGATCGGCCTGATCAGCCTGCTCGGATCGATCTATGGCTACAAGCTGATCCACGCGTATGCGCGAATGCTGAGCTGGTGCTCGGGCAGCGTACTCGTGCTGGCGTTCGTCTGGATCATTTTCGTGCATGGATTGCCCGTCGATACCTTCTCGAAGCATTCGCTGAACCTGTCCGGCTTCCTGGGCGCGATGTCGGTCGCCGCGCTGTGGCAGATCGCTTATGCGCCTTACGTGTCGGACTATTCACGCTATCTGCCGCCCGATACCGGGCCGCGCACGGCGTTCTGGTCGAGTTACTGGGGCTGCGTGCTCGGCTCGTTCTTCCCGATGCTGCTCGGCTGCCTGGTGGGCCTTGCGACGCCCGACGGCAATGTCGTGAGCGGCCTCACGGGCCTCACGCAAGGGATCAGCGTACTCGTGATCGTCGTGCTGTCGTTCGGCATCGCGGCCAGCAATGCGATGGAGCTGTATTGCGGCGCGCTGTCGGCCATCACGGTGCTGCAGACGCTCTTTCCGTCGTGGTCGGGCAAGGCGCGTGCGCGGGCGATCACCGCGATCGTCCTGTGCGCGATTGCGCTCGCGATCGCGTTGTTCGGGCAGGACAATTTCCTCGCCGGCTACACGAACTTCATCCTGCTGCTGCTGTACGTGCTCGTGCCGTGGACCGCGATCAACCTCGTCGACTACTACCTCGTCTGTCACGGCGAGTACGACGTCGATTCGTTCTTCCGGCAGGACGGCGGCATCTACGGACGCTTCAACACGATCGCCGTCGGCTCGTATTTCATCGGCATCGTCGCGCAGGCGCCGTTCATGGCGACCGATCTCTATACCGGCGAACTGGCGAGCCGGCTCGGCGGTGCGGACGTGTCGTGGATCGTCGGTTTGTCGCTGACGTCGCTCGTCTACTACGCAGGCTGCAAACTGTTCTCGCGGCCGCTGCGGGATATCGCCGTGCGCGTCGACGGCGTTTCCCGCTGA
- a CDS encoding 3-hydroxyacyl-CoA dehydrogenase, which produces MDIKDRVFLITGAGSGLGAAVARMVVAEGGKAVLLDVNEEAGAGLAHALGEAARFVKTDVTSEADGQAAVAAARDAFGRIDALVNCAGVAPGEKVVGRDGPHSLDRFARAVSINLVGTFNMIRLAAEAMSKQDANAEGERGVIVNTASVAAFDGQIGQAAYAASKSGVVGMTLPIARELARFGIRVVTVAPGIFATPMMAGMPQDVQDALGKSVPFPPRLGRPEEFAALVRHIAENTMLNGEVIRLDGALRMAPR; this is translated from the coding sequence ATGGATATCAAGGATCGCGTTTTTCTGATCACGGGCGCCGGGTCGGGCCTCGGCGCCGCAGTGGCGCGCATGGTGGTCGCAGAAGGCGGCAAGGCCGTGCTGCTGGACGTCAACGAAGAGGCCGGTGCGGGCCTCGCGCACGCGCTCGGCGAGGCTGCACGCTTCGTGAAGACGGACGTGACGAGCGAAGCCGACGGCCAGGCGGCCGTCGCCGCCGCGCGTGACGCGTTCGGCCGCATCGACGCGCTCGTCAACTGCGCGGGCGTCGCGCCGGGCGAGAAGGTGGTGGGCCGCGATGGTCCGCATTCGCTCGACCGCTTCGCGCGCGCGGTGTCGATCAATCTGGTCGGTACGTTCAACATGATCCGGCTGGCCGCCGAAGCGATGTCGAAGCAGGACGCCAATGCGGAAGGCGAGCGCGGCGTGATCGTCAACACCGCATCGGTCGCGGCGTTCGACGGGCAGATCGGGCAGGCCGCGTATGCGGCATCGAAGAGCGGTGTCGTGGGCATGACGCTGCCGATCGCGCGCGAGCTCGCGCGGTTCGGCATTCGCGTGGTGACGGTCGCGCCGGGCATCTTCGCGACGCCGATGATGGCCGGCATGCCGCAGGATGTGCAGGACGCGCTCGGCAAGAGCGTGCCGTTCCCGCCGCGGCTCGGCCGCCCGGAAGAATTTGCGGCGCTGGTGCGCCACATCGCCGAAAACACGATGCTGAACGGCGAAGTCATCCGTCTCGATGGCGCGTTGCGCATGGCACCGCGCTGA
- a CDS encoding Zn-dependent hydrolase, which yields MNAVSETVKRAAFDTSIKVDGKRLWDSLMEVAKIGATPKGGVCRLALTDLDKAGRDLIVGWAKAAGCTVTVDTMGNVFMRRAGRVADAAPVVTGSHADSQPTGGRFDGIYGVLGGLEVIRSLNDHGIETEHPVEVVIWTNEEGSRFAPAMVASGVFAGVFPLEYGLSRKDVEGKTIGEELARIGYAGDVPCGGRKLHAAFELHIEQGPILEAECKTIGVVTDAQGQRWYEITFTGQEAHAGPTPMPRRRDALLGASRVVDLVNRIGLDHAPFGCATVGMMQVYPNSRNVIPGRVFFTVDFRHPDDAVLAKMDAALRDGVARIAADIGLETQLEQIFYYKPVAFDSACVEAVRGAADRFGYSHRDIVSGAGHDACYLAQVAPTSMVFVPCVDGISHNEIEDATPAWIEAGANVLLHAMLSRACEPAS from the coding sequence ATGAACGCGGTATCGGAAACAGTGAAGCGGGCAGCTTTCGACACGTCGATCAAGGTCGACGGCAAGCGGTTGTGGGACAGCCTGATGGAAGTCGCGAAGATCGGCGCGACGCCGAAGGGCGGCGTGTGCCGCCTCGCGCTGACCGATCTCGACAAGGCCGGCCGCGACCTGATCGTGGGCTGGGCGAAGGCCGCCGGCTGCACGGTGACGGTCGATACGATGGGCAACGTGTTCATGCGCCGTGCAGGCCGCGTGGCCGATGCGGCGCCGGTCGTTACCGGCTCGCACGCGGATTCGCAGCCGACGGGCGGCCGCTTCGACGGCATCTACGGCGTGCTCGGCGGCCTCGAGGTGATTCGCAGTCTCAACGATCACGGCATCGAGACCGAGCATCCGGTCGAGGTCGTGATCTGGACCAACGAGGAAGGCTCGCGCTTCGCGCCCGCGATGGTCGCATCCGGCGTATTCGCGGGCGTTTTCCCGCTCGAATACGGGCTGTCGCGCAAGGACGTGGAAGGCAAGACGATCGGCGAGGAACTGGCGCGCATCGGCTACGCGGGCGACGTGCCGTGCGGCGGGCGCAAGCTGCACGCGGCGTTCGAACTGCATATCGAGCAGGGGCCGATACTCGAAGCGGAGTGCAAGACGATCGGCGTCGTGACCGACGCGCAGGGGCAGCGCTGGTACGAGATCACGTTCACCGGCCAGGAAGCGCATGCGGGGCCGACGCCGATGCCGCGCCGGCGCGATGCGTTGCTCGGTGCGTCGCGCGTGGTCGATCTGGTCAACCGGATCGGCCTCGATCATGCGCCGTTCGGCTGCGCGACGGTCGGCATGATGCAGGTCTACCCGAACTCGCGCAACGTGATTCCCGGACGCGTGTTCTTCACCGTCGATTTCCGTCATCCGGACGACGCGGTGCTCGCGAAGATGGATGCTGCATTGCGCGACGGTGTGGCGCGCATCGCGGCCGACATCGGGCTCGAGACCCAGCTCGAGCAGATTTTCTATTACAAGCCGGTCGCGTTCGACTCCGCATGCGTGGAAGCGGTGCGCGGTGCGGCCGACCGCTTCGGCTACTCGCATCGCGACATCGTATCGGGAGCGGGGCACGATGCGTGTTATCTCGCCCAGGTCGCGCCGACGTCGATGGTGTTCGTGCCGTGTGTCGACGGGATCAGCCACAACGAGATCGAGGACGCGACGCCCGCATGGATCGAGGCCGGCGCGAACGTGCTGCTGCACGCGATGTTGTCGCGCGCATGCGAGCCGGCTTCATGA
- a CDS encoding TetR/AcrR family transcriptional regulator, giving the protein MRHDEATAEATDSDETSAPLRRRKAHIRESNEAHLLACAEAVFAERGLDGASTAMIAERAGLPKANLHYYFPTKLALYRRVLDDLFEDWHRAAGTFEAGDDPVEAIGGYVRAKMDLSRRRPLGSKVWANEIIHGAEHMQDILSQRVKPWFDTRVKVIDGWIARGLLAPIDAHALMYLIWATTQHYADFDAQIRALSGKRAFTQKAFDEQTEQVVQLVIRACGAVSPHAKA; this is encoded by the coding sequence ATGAGACATGACGAGGCGACAGCCGAAGCGACCGACAGCGACGAAACGTCCGCGCCTTTGCGGCGACGCAAGGCACACATCCGCGAGTCCAACGAAGCGCATCTGCTCGCGTGTGCGGAGGCCGTGTTCGCGGAGCGCGGGCTCGACGGCGCGAGCACCGCGATGATCGCGGAGCGCGCGGGCTTGCCGAAAGCCAACCTGCATTACTACTTCCCGACGAAGCTCGCGCTATACCGCCGCGTGCTCGACGACCTGTTCGAGGACTGGCATCGCGCGGCCGGCACGTTCGAGGCCGGCGACGATCCAGTGGAAGCGATCGGCGGCTACGTGCGCGCGAAGATGGATCTGTCGCGACGGCGCCCGCTCGGCTCGAAGGTCTGGGCCAACGAGATCATCCATGGCGCGGAGCACATGCAGGACATCCTGTCGCAACGCGTGAAGCCGTGGTTCGACACGCGCGTGAAGGTGATCGACGGCTGGATCGCACGCGGGCTGCTCGCGCCGATCGACGCGCACGCGCTGATGTACCTGATCTGGGCGACCACGCAGCACTACGCGGATTTCGATGCGCAGATCCGCGCGCTGAGCGGCAAGCGTGCGTTCACGCAGAAGGCGTTCGACGAGCAGACCGAGCAGGTCGTGCAGCTCGTGATTCGTGCGTGCGGGGCGGTGTCGCCGCACGCGAAGGCGTAG